A single Corynebacterium resistens DSM 45100 DNA region contains:
- a CDS encoding RNA polymerase sigma factor: MVANNSAESSEGTENAAVRKVAKKSAAAKSTRKVAKKAASAKKTAVAKKAVAKKTTAAKKATAAKAATASAAEASSQTSAGASGESEAATTKKVAAKKTTAKKTAKKTAKKTAAKKTAKKTAKKSSTAKKATAKKSTAKKTTKKAATKAAKAQDKAELADNDDLETTLNSAEDTAKDDESPNNDLEPDMDDDLGEDFDDDLDDDLEDDLDDDLVDDLEDDLEDDEDEDEDSENSEEAEEEKDGSFVWDEDESAALRQARKDAELTASADSVRAYLKQIGKVALLNAEQEVSLAKRIEAGLYAAYRLQEIKESGEKLSPMHRRDLREIERDGRRAKNHLLEANLRLVVSLAKRYTGRGMAFLDLIQEGNLGLIRAVEKFDYVKGYKFSTYATWWIRQAITRAMADQARTIRIPVHMVEVINKLGRIQRELLQDLGREPSPEELAREMDITVDKVLEIQQYAREPISLDQTIGDEGDSQLGDFIEDSEAVVAVDAVSFTLLQDQLQDVLHTLSDREAGVVKLRFGLTDGMPRTLDEIGQVYGVTRERIRQIESKTMSKLRHPSRSQVLRDYLD, from the coding sequence GTGGTAGCGAATAACTCGGCCGAATCCAGTGAGGGAACCGAGAACGCAGCTGTGCGTAAGGTCGCCAAAAAGTCCGCTGCAGCGAAGAGTACCCGCAAGGTAGCTAAGAAGGCCGCTTCGGCTAAGAAAACGGCTGTCGCGAAAAAGGCAGTGGCTAAGAAAACCACTGCAGCCAAGAAAGCCACTGCGGCAAAGGCAGCAACGGCCTCTGCAGCTGAGGCCAGCTCCCAAACCTCGGCCGGAGCTTCTGGAGAGTCCGAAGCAGCAACCACCAAGAAGGTCGCAGCGAAGAAGACTACCGCTAAGAAGACTGCAAAAAAGACTGCTAAAAAGACTGCAGCAAAGAAAACTGCTAAGAAGACCGCCAAGAAGTCTTCGACTGCGAAGAAGGCAACAGCAAAGAAGTCCACCGCCAAAAAGACCACAAAGAAGGCAGCCACCAAGGCAGCCAAAGCGCAGGACAAGGCCGAGCTCGCTGACAATGATGATCTCGAAACCACCCTCAACTCCGCCGAAGACACCGCCAAGGACGACGAGTCGCCTAACAATGACCTCGAACCTGACATGGACGACGATCTCGGGGAAGATTTCGATGATGACCTCGACGACGACCTTGAGGATGACCTCGACGACGATTTAGTCGACGATTTGGAAGATGACCTCGAAGATGACGAGGACGAAGACGAAGACTCCGAGAATTCCGAGGAAGCTGAAGAAGAAAAAGACGGCAGCTTTGTCTGGGACGAGGATGAATCGGCTGCGCTTCGTCAAGCCCGCAAGGATGCTGAGCTAACAGCCTCTGCAGACTCCGTTCGCGCATACCTCAAGCAGATCGGTAAAGTTGCGCTGCTGAATGCTGAACAGGAAGTCAGCTTGGCAAAGCGTATTGAAGCTGGCCTCTACGCGGCGTATCGCCTCCAGGAGATCAAGGAATCTGGCGAAAAGCTCTCCCCAATGCACCGCCGCGATCTCCGGGAGATTGAGCGCGATGGTCGCCGTGCAAAGAATCACTTGCTGGAGGCAAACCTTCGCCTCGTGGTTTCCTTGGCTAAGCGCTACACCGGCCGTGGCATGGCTTTCTTGGATCTCATCCAAGAGGGCAACCTCGGTCTCATTCGCGCAGTGGAGAAATTTGACTACGTAAAGGGCTACAAGTTCTCCACGTACGCTACGTGGTGGATCCGCCAGGCCATCACCCGTGCGATGGCGGATCAGGCCCGTACCATCCGTATCCCGGTCCACATGGTCGAGGTCATCAACAAGCTGGGTCGTATTCAGCGCGAGTTGTTGCAGGATCTTGGTCGCGAACCTTCCCCAGAGGAATTGGCCCGCGAGATGGATATCACCGTAGACAAGGTGCTAGAGATCCAGCAGTACGCACGCGAGCCCATCTCCCTGGATCAAACCATTGGCGATGAAGGCGATAGCCAGCTGGGTGATTTCATCGAGGATTCCGAGGCCGTCGTCGCCGTCGATGCTGTCTCCTTTACTTTGCTGCAGGATCAGCTGCAGGATGTGCTGCATACGCTCTCCGATCGTGAGGCCGGTGTGGTGAAGCTACGCTTCGGCTTGACCGACGGCATGCCACGCACCTTGGATGAGATTGGTCAGGTGTACGGCGTGACTCGCGAGCGCATCCGCCAAATTGAGTCAAAGACGATGTCCAAGCTGCGCCACCCATCTCGCTCCCAAGTTCTGCGCGATTACTTGGATTAA
- a CDS encoding DUF1990 family protein, which yields MGNRVGRSASLADLTYPSFLLDATRDLSRVPTGTSVTHSSSRFHTFSTEMTAPGDATEFRRLAHRLLAGEVHRAAGAPLVEYRNPSPSRIMLGDIVTITFWGLRAPCLVLEAGVETLKDSGARRVRLVYGTLPGHMECGEEAFELTYRNGVLTARVVAFSRAAKWYTRCGGPVARFVQRVMARRYAAALIGKR from the coding sequence ATGGGGAACCGGGTAGGCAGGTCTGCTAGCTTAGCGGACCTGACCTACCCTTCTTTTTTGCTCGACGCCACACGCGACCTCTCCCGAGTCCCCACAGGAACCTCGGTAACCCACTCTTCCTCGCGATTCCACACGTTTTCCACGGAAATGACAGCCCCCGGCGATGCAACAGAATTCCGGCGACTCGCGCATAGGCTGTTGGCCGGAGAGGTTCACCGCGCCGCCGGAGCGCCACTTGTCGAATACAGGAATCCCTCCCCTTCCCGGATCATGCTTGGCGACATCGTCACCATCACCTTTTGGGGCCTACGGGCACCGTGTTTGGTGCTTGAAGCGGGCGTCGAAACACTAAAAGATTCTGGAGCGCGCCGAGTACGTTTGGTTTATGGAACTTTGCCTGGCCACATGGAATGTGGTGAAGAGGCGTTTGAGCTGACATACCGCAATGGCGTGCTCACAGCACGAGTGGTGGCTTTCTCCCGGGCAGCCAAGTGGTATACGCGTTGTGGAGGCCCGGTAGCGCGCTTTGTACAGCGCGTCATGGCCCGGCGCTACGCCGCAGCGCTCATCGGAAAACGTTAA
- a CDS encoding DEAD/DEAH box helicase, translated as MKHLRAWQQEALDKYIAEQPKDFLAVATPGAGKTTFALTLARLLLETRVVQRLVIVVPTEHLKVQWSQSAAAQGIAIDPEFSNSSPFNRSYQGVAVTYAQVGMKPTKHYQVATAQKTLVILDEIHHAGDAKSWGDGVRLAYAHAERRLALTGTPFRSDDAQIPFVRYESVDGAEGALQSSADYTYGYAEALKDKVVRPVVFLAYSGQARWRNSAGEEFEARLGEILNQEQTARAWKTALDPRGDWIPAVLQAAHTRLLQLRQHTPDAGGLVIATDKNTARAYARILESISSTPVTVVLSDEVGASDRIKDFSDSMDEWMVAVRMVSEGVDVPRLAVGVYATSSSTPLFFAQAIGRFVRSRRPGESASVFLPSVPVLLDLASKMERQRNHVLGKPDRPDEGWDDEALREANQEKNELGDERGYESVGAEAELDSLIYDGSTYGTATVAGSEEEQAYLGLPGLLDADQMRTLLKQRQADQVEARAKQREEEERRRKEAIANAPEGSGADLHRKRVASEELPALRKELNSLVAMKSSRTGKPHGQIHNDARKNCGGPPTALCTAQQLRDRIAYLRDW; from the coding sequence ATGAAACACCTCCGCGCGTGGCAGCAGGAGGCGCTCGATAAGTACATCGCTGAACAGCCCAAAGATTTTCTTGCGGTGGCAACGCCGGGTGCGGGCAAAACGACCTTCGCACTCACCTTGGCTCGGCTACTTTTGGAAACCCGTGTTGTTCAGCGTTTAGTTATCGTGGTGCCCACCGAACACCTAAAAGTCCAGTGGTCTCAATCGGCCGCAGCGCAAGGCATTGCTATCGACCCCGAGTTTTCCAACTCGTCACCGTTTAATCGCTCGTATCAGGGTGTGGCAGTGACCTATGCACAGGTTGGGATGAAGCCAACGAAGCATTACCAAGTCGCAACTGCGCAAAAGACGTTGGTAATTCTTGATGAGATTCACCATGCCGGAGATGCGAAAAGTTGGGGCGATGGCGTGCGCTTGGCCTACGCTCACGCGGAACGACGCCTCGCCCTGACCGGTACCCCTTTCCGCTCGGATGACGCGCAAATTCCCTTTGTGCGTTATGAGTCGGTCGACGGGGCCGAAGGTGCGCTTCAATCGAGTGCTGATTACACCTATGGGTACGCCGAAGCTCTCAAAGACAAAGTCGTGCGCCCCGTGGTGTTTCTGGCGTATTCAGGGCAAGCTCGGTGGCGCAACAGCGCGGGCGAAGAATTCGAAGCGCGGTTGGGGGAGATCCTCAATCAAGAGCAGACCGCTCGGGCATGGAAAACTGCGCTGGACCCACGGGGTGACTGGATTCCGGCAGTTCTGCAGGCCGCGCACACGCGTTTGCTGCAATTGCGACAACACACACCGGATGCAGGCGGTCTTGTCATCGCGACAGACAAAAACACGGCGCGTGCATACGCCAGAATCTTGGAATCCATTAGTTCCACCCCGGTGACTGTCGTGTTATCCGACGAAGTGGGGGCTTCCGATCGAATTAAGGATTTTTCCGATTCGATGGATGAATGGATGGTTGCCGTGCGCATGGTTTCCGAGGGCGTGGATGTTCCCCGTCTCGCGGTAGGTGTGTACGCCACGAGCTCATCCACTCCGCTATTTTTTGCGCAGGCCATTGGGCGTTTTGTCCGAAGTCGCCGCCCTGGCGAGTCAGCTTCAGTGTTCCTACCGAGCGTGCCGGTGTTGCTGGACTTGGCGTCGAAGATGGAAAGACAACGTAACCACGTCTTAGGTAAGCCCGACCGCCCAGACGAAGGGTGGGACGACGAAGCGCTGCGTGAAGCTAACCAAGAGAAAAATGAGCTAGGGGATGAGCGTGGTTACGAATCTGTGGGTGCGGAAGCGGAACTGGATTCACTGATTTACGATGGCTCAACTTATGGCACCGCCACGGTGGCGGGATCTGAAGAAGAACAGGCCTACCTCGGTTTGCCGGGGTTGCTGGATGCGGATCAGATGCGCACGCTGTTGAAACAACGCCAAGCGGACCAAGTTGAGGCTCGGGCAAAGCAGCGTGAGGAAGAGGAACGCCGCCGAAAGGAGGCTATTGCCAATGCCCCCGAAGGATCCGGTGCAGATCTTCATCGGAAGCGGGTAGCGAGCGAGGAGCTTCCCGCCTTACGTAAGGAACTCAATTCACTCGTTGCCATGAAGTCGTCTCGGACGGGCAAACCCCACGGTCAGATTCACAATGATGCCCGCAAAAACTGTGGAGGTCCGCCGACTGCTTTGTGCACAGCCCAGCAACTGCGCGATAGAATTGCGTACTTGCGGGATTGGTAG
- a CDS encoding DUF3039 domain-containing protein — MSNPSTTTIERPDVRTDQTTDDDTPKFFHYVKKNEIIESAVAGKVVVALCGETFPVRKQAKPGSPVCPDCEQIYQSLRKR, encoded by the coding sequence GTGAGTAACCCAAGTACAACAACCATCGAGCGCCCCGATGTGCGCACCGACCAAACGACGGATGACGATACCCCAAAGTTCTTCCACTACGTGAAGAAAAATGAGATTATCGAATCTGCTGTGGCCGGCAAGGTCGTTGTGGCGTTGTGTGGAGAGACATTCCCCGTGCGCAAGCAAGCAAAGCCAGGATCCCCGGTATGCCCGGATTGCGAGCAGATTTACCAGTCCTTGCGCAAGCGGTAG
- a CDS encoding DUF3099 domain-containing protein, producing MAAQKKRGGHSASPSTRWGKPTVNLITDAKRSRLEGWHHRRRLYAILQLLRLPVLMAAGIAMWLTHNVALSVAIAVISLPLPWVAVLLANETGEVDKQERKIYKPAVVRANRRAIDANRGLHTGTDPQRAITATHSPAQGGKEIITVDDRDEASGETDSLSNPSTDDSLKDDE from the coding sequence ATGGCAGCACAGAAAAAGCGCGGTGGACATTCTGCCTCTCCCTCCACGCGATGGGGTAAGCCCACCGTTAACTTGATTACCGACGCCAAACGGTCCCGCTTGGAAGGCTGGCACCACAGACGACGGCTCTACGCAATTCTGCAGTTGCTGCGTCTACCAGTGCTCATGGCAGCGGGAATCGCAATGTGGCTCACTCACAATGTGGCGCTATCTGTAGCCATCGCTGTCATTTCACTACCCCTGCCATGGGTTGCAGTGCTGCTGGCCAACGAAACGGGCGAAGTCGATAAGCAAGAACGAAAAATCTATAAGCCCGCTGTCGTTCGCGCCAATCGCAGAGCCATCGATGCGAACCGTGGCTTACACACCGGAACTGATCCGCAGCGAGCCATCACTGCCACACATTCTCCCGCCCAAGGAGGCAAAGAAATCATCACTGTGGACGATCGAGATGAGGCCAGTGGTGAAACGGATAGCCTCTCTAACCCGAGCACCGACGACTCATTGAAGGACGATGAATGA
- a CDS encoding DUF7782 domain-containing protein — MTADNFFTTLNTVVSTVQQRGYSSELIGRVLSDRGLAAANSRNYAAAAWYARTGKATTAEIDLAVVLGCYLREPLSSTKWDEILGAELAGKMHSHGIISEGRLQVDIRPISATVHGDVEILLVSDPDAAAEIHTTDSNHVPGAGNASMSLLNVVPPLSAAAQEQAPAEVTEILDLGCGSGVLSLLLESNSPSVRVTGTDISQRALAFARLGRAGTARGVEPNNVEWLHGSWFEPVRGRTFDVIVSNPPFVMAPPARDEAKTYRESGLELDSASALVVGEAATYLRPRGRAHLLAGWALADGESAAQRISGWLPSTGVRAWVVQREIVNVAEYVNTWLSDEGVDTRSAEGRARVEEWLNYLAGHGVSRIGMGYVHLEKLDEDQATEMTFEVLDQPLPAGTYLGFEVAEWFERAEWLAQIDREQLLDSAFAVRPGVAIERVEVTDSEQGQGFKELAVRLSRTEGPAWTHEIDSHVRAIISGLNPQGLPLRDVVELYCAVQGLDEALFSDALIPIITDLIRHGFVLPAALLTVIEEE, encoded by the coding sequence ATGACCGCAGACAACTTTTTCACAACACTCAATACCGTGGTCTCGACCGTTCAGCAGCGCGGGTACAGCTCCGAGTTAATTGGGCGAGTTCTAAGCGACCGCGGTTTGGCCGCTGCCAATTCGAGGAATTACGCTGCCGCTGCGTGGTATGCGCGCACCGGAAAAGCTACCACCGCCGAAATCGATCTTGCAGTAGTGCTGGGGTGCTACCTGCGCGAGCCCCTTTCATCTACCAAATGGGATGAAATTCTCGGCGCGGAACTAGCCGGCAAAATGCACTCTCACGGCATCATTTCCGAAGGCCGGCTGCAAGTAGATATTCGGCCGATTTCTGCGACGGTTCACGGCGATGTGGAGATCCTGCTCGTCAGCGACCCGGATGCTGCCGCTGAAATACACACAACCGATTCGAACCACGTTCCAGGCGCAGGCAACGCCAGCATGTCTCTGCTGAACGTAGTTCCGCCCTTGTCTGCAGCGGCTCAGGAGCAAGCGCCTGCTGAAGTAACCGAAATTTTGGATCTGGGTTGCGGTTCCGGAGTGCTTTCGCTTTTGTTGGAATCTAATTCACCTTCGGTGCGGGTGACCGGTACGGATATCTCCCAGCGGGCTCTCGCGTTTGCCCGATTGGGCCGTGCTGGGACGGCGCGTGGCGTCGAGCCAAACAACGTGGAGTGGTTGCACGGAAGCTGGTTTGAACCGGTGCGAGGCCGCACCTTCGATGTGATCGTGAGCAACCCGCCATTTGTCATGGCGCCCCCGGCTCGAGACGAAGCCAAGACATACCGTGAATCCGGCTTAGAGCTCGACAGCGCCAGTGCTTTGGTGGTGGGTGAAGCTGCCACGTATCTACGCCCGCGTGGCCGAGCGCATTTGCTGGCGGGATGGGCCTTGGCCGATGGAGAATCAGCTGCACAGCGCATATCGGGTTGGCTCCCGAGCACAGGGGTTCGAGCGTGGGTCGTGCAGCGCGAAATAGTGAATGTGGCGGAATACGTCAACACCTGGCTAAGCGACGAAGGAGTGGATACCCGCTCCGCTGAAGGGCGCGCGCGTGTGGAGGAATGGCTGAACTATTTGGCAGGCCATGGAGTAAGTCGCATCGGAATGGGGTACGTCCACCTCGAGAAACTTGACGAGGACCAAGCAACCGAGATGACTTTCGAAGTTTTGGATCAGCCCCTACCTGCTGGCACCTACCTTGGCTTTGAAGTGGCGGAGTGGTTCGAAAGGGCTGAGTGGTTGGCGCAGATAGATCGTGAGCAACTGTTGGATTCGGCCTTCGCAGTGCGCCCAGGCGTGGCGATCGAGCGGGTGGAGGTGACCGATAGCGAACAAGGTCAAGGGTTTAAGGAGCTCGCAGTTCGGCTCAGTAGGACGGAAGGCCCGGCCTGGACCCATGAGATCGATTCCCATGTGCGCGCCATCATCAGCGGATTAAATCCCCAAGGGCTACCACTGCGGGACGTCGTTGAACTGTACTGCGCAGTACAGGGGTTAGATGAAGCCCTTTTTTCCGACGCCCTCATCCCCATCATCACCGATCTGATTAGGCACGGGTTTGTGCTTCCGGCGGCCCTTCTGACAGTAATCGAAGAAGAGTAG
- the dtd gene encoding D-aminoacyl-tRNA deacylase translates to MKAVVSTVSEASVTVAGEKIAEVKAPALLALVGAGREDTPDSWKTMARKIAELRLFPADTSQMNGEHWDGVREASVAEVGGSVLLVSQFTLMGRTAKGRRPSWSDAAPAEDAAPVIDKIARELADRGIHVETGRFGANMAVGSINQGPFTVLIEA, encoded by the coding sequence ATGAAAGCCGTTGTATCAACCGTGAGCGAAGCCAGCGTGACTGTGGCTGGAGAGAAAATCGCCGAAGTAAAGGCTCCAGCGTTGCTAGCCCTCGTTGGCGCAGGGCGCGAGGATACTCCTGATAGTTGGAAAACAATGGCACGGAAGATTGCAGAACTGCGCCTGTTTCCCGCTGATACTTCCCAAATGAATGGGGAGCATTGGGACGGCGTTCGGGAAGCTTCCGTGGCAGAGGTCGGTGGAAGCGTTTTACTTGTCAGCCAATTCACCCTGATGGGTAGAACAGCCAAGGGCCGGCGCCCATCGTGGTCAGATGCTGCGCCAGCAGAAGATGCTGCACCAGTAATCGACAAGATTGCTCGCGAGTTAGCGGATAGAGGAATACATGTAGAAACAGGTCGATTTGGAGCGAATATGGCAGTGGGTTCCATTAATCAAGGCCCATTTACCGTCCTCAT